In Synechocystis sp. PCC 6714, the following are encoded in one genomic region:
- the murQ gene encoding N-acetylmuramic acid 6-phosphate etherase gives MANLENVEERGHLLTEQANPQSQNLDQLSSLELVDLFNQQDQLTVTAIAKAREDLAQAIEIISQALGKGGRLFYIGAGTSGRLGVLDAVECPPTFCTPPELVQGILAGGASALLRSSEGLEDIAEDGAQAIADHRITQLDVVVGITAGGTTPYVHGALDAARARGAKTIFIACVPENQAPRQADVNIRLLTGPEILAGSTRLKAGTVTKMALNILSTGAMVKLGKVYGNRMVDVAVTNRKLEDRAIRILRDLTDLSREEAAELLIASGQRVKLALLMHWSGLRAESAQAQLDRHGGNLRRAMDAAS, from the coding sequence ATGGCTAATTTGGAGAACGTAGAAGAACGGGGCCATTTATTAACGGAACAGGCCAATCCCCAAAGCCAAAATTTAGATCAGTTATCTAGCCTGGAGTTGGTGGATTTATTTAACCAGCAGGATCAACTCACCGTAACGGCGATCGCCAAGGCGCGGGAAGATTTAGCCCAGGCCATAGAAATTATTAGTCAGGCTTTGGGGAAAGGGGGTCGGCTTTTTTACATTGGCGCAGGTACCAGTGGCCGGTTGGGGGTATTGGATGCGGTGGAATGTCCCCCCACTTTTTGTACGCCGCCGGAGTTAGTACAGGGAATTTTAGCTGGGGGAGCCAGTGCTCTGCTCCGGAGTTCAGAAGGTTTGGAAGATATTGCCGAAGATGGAGCCCAGGCGATCGCCGACCATCGTATTACCCAACTGGACGTGGTGGTGGGCATTACGGCCGGGGGAACTACTCCCTATGTCCATGGGGCATTGGACGCTGCCCGGGCCCGGGGGGCTAAAACCATTTTTATTGCCTGTGTGCCGGAAAACCAAGCCCCTAGGCAGGCCGATGTGAATATTAGACTTTTAACTGGGCCAGAAATTTTGGCCGGTTCCACCCGTTTAAAGGCAGGCACAGTGACCAAAATGGCTTTAAACATTCTTTCCACTGGGGCCATGGTCAAGCTGGGCAAAGTTTACGGCAATCGCATGGTGGACGTGGCCGTAACCAATCGCAAACTAGAAGACCGAGCCATCAGAATTTTGCGGGATTTAACGGATTTAAGCCGAGAGGAAGCGGCTGAGTTACTCATCGCGAGCGGCCAACGGGTTAAGTTAGCTTTGTTAATGCACTGGTCTGGTTTAAGGGCAGAATCTGCCCAAGCCCAGCTTGATCGCCATGGGGGAAATTTACGCCGGGCCATGGATGCTGCTTCGTAA
- a CDS encoding DUF3110 domain-containing protein, with product MLSLSYVVGGPIDFSRTALARYAGRNRKLLDFADSMRVYVLLFNAGTDNEGIHTVQMGGRNKILMFASEDDATRYALLLEAQDFPPPTIEAMDSRDIEEFCQEAGYDYETVAEGMLAIPPEKNVAEPEWDPDGVLQAAREAQASDAGPTEEKPETEFSDAELENIRRRLEGLL from the coding sequence ATGCTCAGTTTGAGTTATGTCGTCGGTGGCCCCATTGATTTTTCCAGAACCGCCCTAGCTCGATATGCTGGTAGAAATAGAAAACTTTTAGACTTTGCTGACTCTATGCGTGTTTACGTTCTTTTATTTAACGCAGGTACGGATAACGAAGGCATCCACACCGTACAAATGGGGGGACGCAATAAGATTTTGATGTTCGCTTCCGAGGACGATGCCACCCGCTATGCTCTACTGTTGGAGGCCCAGGATTTTCCCCCGCCTACCATTGAAGCAATGGATTCTAGGGACATTGAGGAATTTTGTCAGGAAGCTGGCTACGACTACGAGACGGTGGCAGAAGGGATGCTGGCCATTCCCCCGGAAAAAAATGTGGCGGAACCGGAATGGGACCCCGATGGCGTTTTGCAAGCGGCCCGGGAAGCCCAAGCTTCCGATGCTGGCCCCACTGAAGAAAAACCGGAAACGGAATTTTCCGATGCTGAACTAGAAAATATTCGCCGTCGTTTGGAAGGATTATTGTAG
- a CDS encoding site-2 protease family protein, with amino-acid sequence MATTLDQFLFPIIFAIFALAIGVLVWGYRRAKPFGKLGKLAWLQSVVLMAPWLLYFVLFSFGLSISLPAVLVLLLVSGGIYIYLGRQMREEGQAELLRQKAAQRLQNLANEADQTTGLGDSTANTNLEETSPIPPEDLAIIKGIFSIDSFFTTETIAYQEGAIFKGNLRTEAEDAFAKLSGKLKQLMGEKYRLFLVEGSEDRPVVVILPSTNDPQPSTLAQKNLAVVLLVATIVTTLEASAALLGFDLVDNWQRVGETVPLAIAVGIILLAHELGHLWQAKKWGVRLSWPFFLPNWQIGSFGAITRFESLLPSRNALFDVAIAGPAMGGLVSLLFLIVGLSLSGGNNLFQLPVQFLQGSLLVGTLAKLILGSALKSSVISIHPLTVLGWLGLVINALNLLPAGQLDGGRIVQAIYGRKVARRTTIATLVILGAVSLFNPANPIPLYWAIVVLFLQRQLERPSLNELTEPDDTRAGLGLLALLLMLLTLIPFSPNWALRLGIGG; translated from the coding sequence ATGGCCACTACCTTAGACCAGTTTTTATTCCCCATTATCTTCGCCATTTTTGCCCTGGCGATCGGTGTTTTAGTCTGGGGCTACCGGCGGGCTAAACCCTTTGGCAAATTGGGAAAACTGGCTTGGCTCCAGTCTGTGGTGCTGATGGCCCCCTGGCTATTGTATTTTGTCCTTTTTAGTTTTGGTTTATCCATCAGTTTGCCCGCAGTGTTGGTTTTGCTTTTGGTGTCGGGGGGCATTTACATCTATCTGGGTCGGCAAATGCGGGAAGAAGGACAAGCGGAACTTTTGCGCCAAAAGGCAGCCCAACGTCTGCAAAATTTAGCTAATGAGGCGGATCAAACCACAGGGCTCGGTGACAGCACGGCCAACACAAACTTAGAAGAAACTTCCCCCATTCCCCCGGAGGATTTGGCCATTATTAAAGGCATTTTTAGCATTGATAGCTTTTTCACCACGGAAACCATTGCCTACCAAGAAGGGGCAATTTTTAAAGGTAATTTGCGGACGGAAGCGGAGGATGCTTTCGCTAAACTGTCCGGCAAACTGAAGCAATTAATGGGGGAAAAATATCGCCTTTTCCTAGTGGAAGGGAGCGAAGACCGCCCGGTGGTGGTGATTTTACCTAGCACTAATGACCCCCAGCCCAGCACCCTAGCCCAGAAAAATTTGGCAGTGGTGTTACTGGTGGCCACCATTGTGACTACGTTGGAAGCCAGTGCGGCCCTGTTGGGTTTTGACCTGGTGGACAATTGGCAACGGGTGGGGGAAACCGTACCTTTGGCGATCGCCGTGGGCATTATTTTGCTGGCCCATGAATTGGGTCACCTCTGGCAGGCAAAAAAATGGGGAGTGCGCCTGAGTTGGCCCTTCTTTCTGCCCAACTGGCAAATCGGTTCCTTTGGGGCCATCACCCGTTTTGAGTCCCTTTTACCCAGCCGCAATGCTCTCTTTGACGTGGCGATCGCCGGCCCGGCCATGGGGGGATTAGTTTCCCTACTATTTTTGATCGTGGGACTGAGTTTATCCGGGGGCAATAATTTATTTCAACTGCCGGTGCAATTTTTGCAAGGTTCGCTGTTGGTGGGCACGTTAGCCAAATTAATTTTGGGCAGTGCTCTGAAAAGTAGTGTTATTTCCATCCATCCCCTGACGGTATTAGGTTGGCTCGGTTTGGTGATTAATGCTTTAAATTTATTACCCGCTGGGCAACTCGATGGGGGCCGCATTGTCCAAGCCATCTACGGCCGTAAAGTAGCCCGCCGCACCACCATTGCCACCCTAGTTATTTTGGGTGCCGTTTCTCTGTTTAACCCCGCCAATCCCATTCCCCTCTATTGGGCGATCGTAGTTTTATTTTTACAACGGCAATTGGAACGCCCCAGCTTAAACGAGCTAACGGAACCGGACGATACCAGGGCAGGCCTGGGTTTACTAGCCCTACTGTTAATGTTGCTGACCCTGATTCCCTTTAGCCCCAACTGGGCTCTGAGGTTAGGCATTGGTGGTTAA
- a CDS encoding CopG family transcriptional regulator has protein sequence MGILSKRSTVYFDPSIHQALKIKAASSHVSISEIIDEAVRLLMSEDQEDLAALAERKNEQELSYEDLINDLKVHGKI, from the coding sequence ATGGGAATTTTATCAAAAAGATCGACTGTTTATTTTGATCCATCCATTCATCAGGCTTTGAAGATTAAAGCGGCTTCTTCCCATGTTTCCATATCAGAAATAATCGATGAAGCAGTGCGATTACTAATGTCTGAAGACCAGGAAGATTTGGCAGCTTTAGCTGAACGAAAGAATGAGCAAGAATTGAGCTATGAAGATTTAATTAATGATCTAAAAGTTCATGGCAAAATATAA
- a CDS encoding M67 family metallopeptidase: MATRISLSLSQQSQIYRHAELLYPEECCGLLLGQLVTEENGDLYWQVEEVQPTENCWGQVEEFEQDYNQNQDSNLGKLHYFAIDPKVLLTAQKDCRQRSLSIIGIFHSHPHGQPIPSEFDRAIAWPEYVYLIVSGENGKFNTSRSWYLSESKNFVEVDSTLLL; encoded by the coding sequence ATGGCTACCCGAATCAGTCTAAGTCTAAGTCAGCAGAGTCAGATCTATCGCCATGCTGAACTGCTTTACCCAGAGGAATGCTGTGGTCTACTGTTGGGGCAATTAGTTACCGAGGAAAACGGCGACCTGTATTGGCAAGTAGAGGAAGTGCAACCGACGGAAAATTGCTGGGGCCAGGTGGAAGAGTTCGAGCAAGACTATAACCAAAACCAAGACAGTAATTTGGGCAAATTACATTACTTTGCCATTGATCCCAAAGTTTTGCTCACTGCTCAAAAAGATTGTCGCCAAAGGAGTTTGAGCATTATCGGCATTTTCCATTCCCATCCCCATGGCCAGCCCATACCATCGGAATTTGACCGGGCCATTGCCTGGCCGGAGTATGTTTACCTGATTGTCTCTGGGGAAAATGGAAAATTTAACACCAGTAGAAGTTGGTACTTAAGCGAAAGCAAAAATTTTGTTGAAGTAGACTCAACGCTGTTGCTGTAA
- a CDS encoding type II toxin-antitoxin system RelE/ParE family toxin: MAKYKITFKQSVSKDLRGIPNNDVKKILTRIDILATDPRGDGCVKLAGEDKYRVRQGVYRIIYEIRDAELVIAVVKIGHRSNVYKDN, translated from the coding sequence ATGGCAAAATATAAAATTACTTTTAAGCAGTCAGTTAGCAAAGATCTTAGGGGGATTCCTAACAACGATGTTAAGAAAATACTGACAAGAATTGATATTTTAGCGACTGATCCCAGGGGAGACGGCTGTGTCAAACTAGCAGGAGAAGATAAATACAGAGTGCGACAGGGAGTGTACCGAATTATTTATGAAATTAGGGATGCAGAACTTGTTATTGCGGTGGTTAAAATAGGGCATCGTTCCAATGTCTACAAGGATAATTGA
- a CDS encoding N-acetylmuramoyl-L-alanine amidase, translating into MAMESWLGAMVGVSVVIVTATPLIAQTQPLFLAYPPQNHQTSSPTIFFIGSAAPSVTVTLNGQPIERSAQGNFAPVIPLTMGKNEFVFQAGSQRIERTITRIATGPTLPAQGGFAPGSLTPAVPISRPAHESICFTAIAPTDAVATVTLAGQTIPLTPQGNVVQLPANNTILHGENQPKVTAADQYKGCQTFTSGQLPTVLGTPQFNLQWRGQSFSTPGPGSVTLLNGDRPQVVAVTSQAGVARTGPGTDYSRLTPLPQGSQASVTGQDGDWLRLDYGGWIKADETRTLPSQAPPRSLIRSVSYQAFGDHTEIRFPLQLPVPVTIHQTETGFTLSLYNTTAQTDTIRLDNDPIIRNLTWQQISPDRIDYYFTFKTDQQWGYDLRYEGTTLILSLRHPPRISSQPGNLQGVKILLDPGHGGSESGAVGPTGYAEKDINLLISQRLADRLRAQGANIHLTRTGDEFVSLVDRQTQISQVQPAIALSIHYNALPDSGNPNETDGISTFWYNAQAADLANFLQGYLVENLGRNSHGVYWNNLALTRPTISPAVLLELGFMISPQEFEWITNAQAQEQLVQTLAAGITTWLQQQR; encoded by the coding sequence ATGGCAATGGAATCTTGGTTGGGAGCAATGGTTGGTGTTAGTGTGGTGATCGTTACTGCCACGCCGTTGATAGCCCAAACCCAGCCCTTATTTTTGGCCTATCCTCCCCAAAATCACCAGACCAGTAGCCCGACGATTTTCTTCATTGGTTCCGCCGCTCCCAGTGTGACGGTTACCTTGAATGGTCAGCCCATTGAACGCAGTGCCCAAGGCAATTTCGCCCCTGTAATTCCCCTCACAATGGGGAAAAATGAATTTGTTTTTCAAGCGGGTTCCCAACGGATTGAGCGTACCATTACTCGCATTGCCACTGGCCCCACGTTACCAGCCCAGGGCGGTTTTGCCCCCGGTTCCCTCACCCCCGCTGTACCCATCAGTCGTCCTGCCCATGAGTCGATCTGCTTTACGGCGATCGCCCCGACGGATGCGGTAGCTACGGTGACATTGGCGGGACAGACCATTCCCCTCACCCCCCAGGGCAATGTAGTCCAGTTACCGGCAAACAACACTATTTTGCACGGAGAAAATCAGCCTAAAGTCACAGCAGCAGATCAGTACAAGGGCTGTCAAACATTTACCTCAGGGCAATTGCCGACTGTGTTGGGAACGCCGCAATTTAATCTGCAATGGCGGGGACAAAGTTTTTCCACCCCCGGCCCCGGTAGCGTTACATTACTCAATGGCGATCGCCCCCAGGTGGTTGCGGTGACTAGTCAGGCTGGAGTGGCTCGCACAGGCCCCGGCACCGATTATTCCCGGTTAACCCCTTTGCCCCAGGGTAGTCAGGCTAGCGTCACTGGCCAGGATGGAGACTGGTTGCGGTTGGACTATGGTGGCTGGATCAAAGCGGACGAGACCCGTACTTTGCCTAGTCAAGCTCCGCCTCGTTCCCTAATCCGCAGTGTAAGTTATCAGGCTTTTGGCGACCATACAGAAATACGTTTTCCCCTGCAATTGCCGGTGCCAGTGACAATACATCAAACTGAAACAGGATTTACTTTAAGTCTTTACAATACCACTGCCCAAACTGATACTATTCGCCTGGATAATGACCCCATTATTCGCAATTTAACCTGGCAACAAATTAGCCCAGATCGGATTGATTATTACTTCACATTCAAAACCGATCAACAGTGGGGCTATGATTTACGTTATGAAGGCACTACCTTAATTTTGTCTTTGCGTCATCCTCCCCGTATTTCTTCCCAACCGGGTAACCTACAGGGAGTAAAAATTCTGCTGGATCCGGGCCATGGGGGTAGTGAATCGGGAGCAGTGGGGCCCACTGGCTATGCAGAAAAAGACATTAACTTACTGATTTCCCAACGGTTGGCCGATCGCCTGCGAGCCCAGGGGGCTAATATTCATCTGACCCGCACCGGGGACGAATTTGTTTCCTTGGTTGACCGCCAAACCCAAATTTCTCAAGTGCAACCGGCGATCGCCCTCTCCATCCATTACAATGCCCTGCCCGACAGCGGTAATCCGAACGAAACCGACGGTATTAGTACGTTTTGGTACAATGCCCAAGCGGCGGATTTAGCCAATTTTTTGCAAGGATATTTGGTGGAAAATTTAGGTAGGAATTCCCATGGGGTTTATTGGAATAATTTGGCCTTAACCCGTCCCACCATCTCCCCGGCGGTGCTACTGGAATTGGGATTTATGATCAGCCCCCAAGAATTTGAGTGGATTACCAATGCCCAAGCTCAAGAGCAATTGGTGCAGACATTAGCGGCGGGCATTACCACCTGGTTACAGCAACAGCGTTGA